A stretch of the Ochrobactrum sp. BTU1 genome encodes the following:
- a CDS encoding DUF1345 domain-containing protein has protein sequence MFLLRRHMSFYLAAIGGAATFIIAWLLKSPLAPVIGANCFFVLYLVLALAALPKLTAPYLRKHAATADEPIWIIFLVTFATVVVAVVSLFILINQQPKADLFSLVMTLAAVPLGWFTIHMMTAIHYAHMYWQPREPAGDDSAHASRYRGGFNFPETPQPSGWDFAYYAFIIGMTAQTSDTNVTTTAMRKVTLLHSVVSFFFNTVLVAATVNVVVALGSG, from the coding sequence ATGTTTCTGCTGCGCCGCCATATGTCCTTTTATCTGGCAGCCATTGGTGGCGCTGCAACCTTCATTATCGCATGGCTTCTTAAAAGCCCGCTTGCCCCGGTCATCGGGGCAAACTGCTTTTTTGTGCTGTATCTCGTTCTGGCGCTTGCGGCTTTACCCAAACTCACCGCGCCCTATCTCAGAAAACATGCGGCAACGGCAGATGAGCCGATCTGGATCATCTTTCTGGTGACATTTGCCACCGTTGTTGTGGCTGTGGTGTCGCTGTTCATCCTGATAAACCAGCAACCCAAAGCCGACCTGTTTTCGCTCGTCATGACGCTTGCGGCTGTGCCTCTCGGCTGGTTTACGATCCACATGATGACGGCGATCCATTACGCACACATGTATTGGCAGCCACGCGAACCCGCAGGCGACGATTCAGCCCATGCCAGCAGATATAGAGGCGGCTTCAATTTTCCTGAAACGCCACAGCCCTCCGGCTGGGATTTCGCCTATTACGCCTTCATCATCGGCATGACGGCGCAGACGTCCGATACCAATGTCACGACCACTGCGATGCGAAAAGTTACGCTTCTGCACAGCGTCGTGTCATTCTTTTTCAATACGGTCCTTGTTGCGGCGACAGTGAATGTCGTGGTCGCACTCGGAAGCGGATAA
- a CDS encoding GNAT family N-acetyltransferase codes for MSEKLFTSHWDEIDNLTPRALYAMLKLRVDVFVVEQNCPYPEIDGKDYDAFHLRILDGEELAASLRVLPPEQDGKPVKIGRVVVAADYRGYKLGQRLMKEAVAFAQTRFPGIAIELGGQSHLQKFYGSFGFVAISEEYLEDGIPHVDMRLTPQESAA; via the coding sequence ATGAGTGAGAAACTTTTCACCTCCCATTGGGATGAAATCGATAACCTGACCCCGCGCGCGCTTTATGCGATGCTGAAGCTGCGCGTGGATGTTTTCGTGGTGGAGCAGAATTGCCCTTACCCCGAAATCGACGGCAAGGATTATGACGCATTTCACCTACGCATTCTTGATGGTGAAGAACTTGCAGCAAGTCTGCGGGTTCTGCCACCGGAACAGGATGGTAAGCCGGTGAAGATCGGTCGCGTTGTCGTGGCAGCCGATTATCGTGGTTACAAGCTTGGTCAGCGTCTCATGAAAGAGGCTGTCGCCTTTGCTCAGACACGTTTTCCGGGCATCGCGATTGAGCTTGGGGGACAGAGCCATTTGCAGAAATTCTATGGCTCGTTCGGCTTCGTCGCGATTTCGGAAGAATATCTCGAAGATGGCATTCCGCATGTCGATATGCGGCTGACACCACAGGAAAGTGCGGCCTGA
- a CDS encoding S-(hydroxymethyl)glutathione dehydrogenase/class III alcohol dehydrogenase: MKSRAAVAWEAKKPLTIETVEIGGPRAGEVLVEIMATGVCHTDAYTLSGLDSEGKFPAILGHEGAGIVREVGAGVTSVKPGDHVIPLYTPECRQCKTCLSQRSNLCTSIRSTQGQGLMPDKTSRFSCDGGEVFHYMGCSTFSNFTVLPEIAVAKVREDAPFDKICYIGCGVTTGIGAVIYTAKVRPGSNVVVFGLGGIGLNVIQGARMVGADKIIGVDINPSKVEMAKKFGMTDFINPREIGNDKVVQAIQDLTDGGADYSFDATGNTDVMRQALECCHRGWGESIIIGVAEAGKEIATRPFQLVTGRVWKGTAFGGARGRTDVPKIVDWYMEGKIDIDSLITHTMPLDEINTAFDLMHEGKSIRSVIVY; encoded by the coding sequence ATGAAGTCACGCGCAGCCGTTGCCTGGGAGGCAAAAAAGCCGCTCACCATCGAAACCGTTGAAATCGGCGGCCCACGCGCTGGCGAAGTGCTGGTCGAAATCATGGCGACCGGCGTTTGCCACACCGATGCCTACACGCTTTCCGGCCTTGATTCAGAAGGCAAGTTCCCAGCCATTCTCGGCCATGAAGGCGCAGGCATCGTGCGCGAAGTGGGCGCTGGAGTTACTTCCGTGAAGCCGGGCGATCATGTGATCCCGCTTTACACGCCGGAATGCCGCCAGTGCAAAACCTGCCTGTCGCAGCGTTCAAACCTCTGCACCTCGATCCGCTCAACGCAGGGTCAAGGCCTGATGCCGGACAAAACCTCGCGCTTTTCGTGCGATGGCGGCGAAGTGTTCCATTATATGGGCTGCTCGACCTTCTCGAACTTCACCGTCCTGCCGGAAATCGCAGTCGCCAAGGTGCGAGAAGACGCACCTTTCGACAAGATCTGCTATATCGGCTGCGGCGTAACCACCGGCATTGGCGCGGTTATTTACACGGCTAAGGTGCGTCCGGGTTCCAATGTTGTTGTGTTTGGTCTTGGCGGCATTGGCCTCAATGTCATTCAGGGCGCACGCATGGTTGGTGCGGACAAGATCATCGGCGTCGATATCAATCCATCCAAGGTGGAAATGGCGAAGAAGTTCGGCATGACCGACTTCATCAATCCGCGTGAAATCGGCAATGACAAGGTGGTGCAGGCCATTCAGGACCTGACCGATGGCGGCGCAGATTATTCGTTCGATGCCACCGGCAATACCGATGTCATGCGTCAGGCGCTGGAATGCTGCCATCGCGGCTGGGGTGAATCGATCATCATCGGCGTTGCCGAAGCCGGCAAGGAAATCGCCACACGCCCATTCCAGCTCGTCACCGGACGCGTCTGGAAGGGTACAGCCTTTGGCGGCGCGCGCGGTCGTACCGATGTGCCGAAGATCGTGGACTGGTACATGGAAGGCAAGATCGATATCGACAGCCTCATCACCCACACCATGCCGCTTGATGAAATCAACACAGCTTTCGATCTGATGCATGAAGGCAAGTCGATCCGCTCGGTGATTGTCTACTGA
- a CDS encoding metal/formaldehyde-sensitive transcriptional repressor, translating into MPHSPEDKKRALTRLRRIKGQAEGLERAVEAGTECAALLQQIAALRGAANGLMAEVLESHFRETFGQARETIARDAVADPDAEIDEIMRILRTYLK; encoded by the coding sequence ATGCCGCATTCACCGGAAGACAAAAAGCGCGCTTTGACGCGCCTGCGCCGCATCAAAGGCCAGGCCGAAGGCTTGGAGCGCGCGGTGGAAGCAGGCACGGAATGTGCTGCACTCTTGCAGCAGATTGCGGCGTTGCGCGGGGCTGCCAACGGATTGATGGCGGAAGTGCTGGAAAGCCATTTCCGCGAGACATTTGGCCAGGCTCGTGAGACGATAGCGCGCGATGCTGTGGCAGATCCCGATGCAGAGATCGACGAAATCATGCGGATTTTGCGTACCTATCTGAAATAG